The bacterium genome has a window encoding:
- a CDS encoding 50S ribosomal protein L28 has translation MSRICQICGKRARSGRNVSHAVNRTLRKFNPNLQKVQAIVDGKPVRMTVCSRCIKAGKVIKNVK, from the coding sequence ATGTCTAGAATATGTCAAATATGTGGTAAAAGGGCTCGTTCTGGGAGGAATGTTTCACATGCGGTTAACAGGACTCTTCGCAAATTCAATCCGAATTTACAGAAGGTCCAAGCGATTGTCGATGGCAAACCTGTAAGGATGACTGTTTGTTCGAGATGCATAAAAGCAGGCAAGGTCATCAAGAACGTAAAATAG